A stretch of DNA from Allomeiothermus silvanus DSM 9946:
CTTCCTTCGCCGCCATCCAGCGGGCTGCCCCATCACCGCGGATTGCACCTGGTGCTGCGCCCTGCGGGGAAGCGGACCGTGGACCTCAATCTGCTCTCTATGGGTGAGCGTACCATGGGGGCCTTGGCTTTCCTCTTTGCCTTATCGGAAGCCTCGGAAGAGGGGAGAGGGTTACCGGTAGCTGTACTTGACGAGGTAGACGCCCCCCTCGACGAAGCCAACATCTTAAGGTTTGCCGGTTTTCTGCGGCGCTTTTCCCAGGAGACCCAGTTCATCCTCATCACCCACCAGAAACGCACCATGGAGGCCTGCGACGCACTGTACGGAGTGACCAGCGAGCAGGGCTTGAGCCGGGTGTATAGCATCCAGCGGGATGAGGCCCTAGCTTGATAAGTCCCCCACCCCTCGCCATCCCGCTTCGTGGTGAAAGCTGCTTTGCCCGTTAGGCAAACATGTCTTGTAGCGTCTCGCTCGGCGAAACTACACCTCGAGCTTATCCACCACCTCAAACAGCCCCTGCAAATCCATCTTGGCGTAGATGGCGCTGGTGTTGATGTTGCTATGGCCTAAGAGCCGGGCGGTGGCGTGGAGGTCTCGAGACACCTGATAAAACCTCGTCCCGGCGGTGTGGCGCAGCAGGTGGGCCCCCGAGTAGCGGGCCGGGAAGCCCAGGGTGCGGTAATGCCGGTTCAGGATCTCCCGCAAGCCCCGTACCGTCATGCCCCGCCCGTCCGCCTTGCGCCCGCCTAGGTTGACCAGGACCCGCCCTTCGCCCGCCGCGGCGTGGGCCAATCGGATCCTGAGCCAGTCCTGGAGTTCTGCCACCAGTGATTTGCTCAAGGGCACGCTGCGGGATTTGCTGCCTTTGCCGCGCTTGACCTCGAGCAGCCGCTCGGCCAGGTGAATATCCTGCACCTGCAAGTGCACTACTTCACTTATACGCAGCCCAGCTTCGGCCATCAATCGCACGGCGATGCGGTCGCGGCGGTGGTGGGGTTCCCCGGTCTCGAGGTGGGCCAGCAGATGCCGGTACAGCGAGACCGGCAACGCCGGGCGGCGCTCGTAGGCCGGGGTGGGGTCGCGCGGGGCCCTAACGCCCATAGGGAGGGTCGCGGCGTCAGCCCACTCGAGCGCTTTGTACAGCGCCCGTACCCCAGCGAGGTAGGTGGCGATGCTGCTGGGCTTGAGTGAAGGGCCATTGGCCCCCGGCTGGCGCCGGTACTCAAGCACGCGTCCGACCAGGTGGCTGCCCTCGGTCTGGA
This window harbors:
- a CDS encoding tyrosine-type recombinase/integrase, with translation MLVPLANWQNPSKRRIAAIRAAQERDEAALLELLEAYLILKGRKRASLSPKTLETYRLGVRDFLAWAWPPDAPAPQVQILKATADDLDRYIADLQTEGSHLVGRVLEYRRQPGANGPSLKPSSIATYLAGVRALYKALEWADAATLPMGVRAPRDPTPAYERRPALPVSLYRHLLAHLETGEPHHRRDRIAVRLMAEAGLRISEVVHLQVQDIHLAERLLEVKRGKGSKSRSVPLSKSLVAELQDWLRIRLAHAAAGEGRVLVNLGGRKADGRGMTVRGLREILNRHYRTLGFPARYSGAHLLRHTAGTRFYQVSRDLHATARLLGHSNINTSAIYAKMDLQGLFEVVDKLEV